In Leguminivora glycinivorella isolate SPB_JAAS2020 chromosome 11, LegGlyc_1.1, whole genome shotgun sequence, a single window of DNA contains:
- the LOC125231334 gene encoding uncharacterized protein LOC125231334, translated as MAKETKAESVDSWCYEDELSMLEAKRNVFFELVQGIYKKSLVADTDAVSRESFLDAADTIDELRTEFKEVVNEYNRTLLRTKTAAVPNYQPLIAFEDLYCRIRRVVKRLQPAAPPASSPPLSVERARPSLPTMELVAFDGDIRNWPLFYASFKSRVHDNLSLTDEEKLFYLIGKLSPKAQAVFAGITPSADNYQLILDSLLDRFQDKRTLASTYMDQMLNLKINGPASSSNFQIFIDKFVTAANALKSLKLDDLSDFMLMHIALKKLDQETLRAFEMLHRNTKLPTFRDLSDFMKSQFRIYQNSQPCTAVSAAVNPSREKGVKSIQPRSAAPKLQSYVACASTTKCICDNIVHEHLFKCPSFNDLTSSDRFKRAKELKACINCLSIKHRTRECNSEVKCRVCHQKHHTLLHFDKNKDEKASTSDESNASTSNAAIKTSSPPEGTSCNTSIVTQALAASNNKMSNQDSASSCDTVLLSTAKVIVRDSKGETQVIKCLLDTASQSNFITEECCRRLGLTFDRKPSSVFGIGKTKKIVKGNANVKVFSRFDDNVNFDVSSLVVDRITDDLPSVPVDMSALTHVHGLPLADDTLDTPVAIDVLVGATIFPHLLLPHIVKSEVDYMPPAIQTVLGYILMGSVPALQPPRKYTSACCTSVDSMDHLLKKFWELEEVSAPPAQSQDDFECEEYFRATTTRDASGRYTVALPFRDDVFKLGESHSAAKRRFLCLERKLESSSVLRAAYDDIIREYVSKGYISDVTNSLNANTSSALAYIIPHHAVVREDKTTTKVRMVLDSSSKTTTGLSLNDVLHSGPNLQGDLFSILLNFRLFKIALSADCRQMFLQIGVRESDRQFQRILYRFRPADPIST; from the exons ATGGCAAAAGAAACAAAAGCCGAAAGCGTTGACAGCTGGTGTTATGAAGACGAGTTGTCAATGCTTGAAGCAAAACGCAACGTCTTCTTTGAACTCGTCCAGGGTATTTATAAAAAGTCGCTAGTTGCCGATACAGATGCAGTGAGTCGCGAAAGTTTTCTTGACGCTGCTGACACTATTGACGAACTTCGGACGGAGTTCAAAGAAGTGGTAAATGAGTACAACCGCACGCTACTGAGGACTAAGACGGCTGCTGTCCCTAACTATCAGCCGCTCATAGCCTTTGAAGATTTGTACTGCCGCATCAGGAGAGTGGTCAAGCGACTGCAACCAGCCGCACCGCCGGCCTCTTCGCCGCCTTTATCGGTGGAGAGAGCTAGACCTTCTTTGCCAACGATGGAACTGGTAGCGTTTGATGGAGACATACGTAACTGGCCGCTGTTCTACGCTAGTTTTAAATCGAGAGTGCACGACAATCTGTCACTTACCGACGAGGAGaagctgttttatttaattgggAAATTGTCACCAAAAGCTCAAGCCGTCTTTGCAGGCATAACTCCGAGCGCTGACAATTATCAGCTTATTCTAGATAGTCTACTTGACAGATTCCAAGATAAGCGCACTCTTGCCTCGACTTACATGGATCAAATGCtcaatttgaagattaatggtCCCGCTTCCTCGTCTAACTTCCAGATATTCATTGATAAGTTTGTGACAGCTGCGAATGCGCTTAAATCGCTTAAGCTGGATGATTTAAGCGATTTTATGCTTATGCATATAGCTTTAAAGAAGTTAGACCAGGAAACTCTTCGAGCATTTGAGATGCTGCATCGAAATACGAAGTTGCCTACATTTCGCGATCTGTCAGATTTCATGAAAAGTCAGTTTAGGATTTATCAAAACTCGCAACCATGTACCGCCGTCTCCGCCGCCGTAAATCCATCGCGCGAAAAAGGTGTTAAGTCGATTCAACCGCGTAGTGCCGCACCTAAACTACAAAGCTACGTTGCTTGCGCGAGCACTACTaaatgtatttgtgacaatattGTCCATGAACATTTATTCAAATGTCCTTCTTTCAACGACTTAACGTCTTCTGATCGCTTTAAACGCGCTAAAGAGCTTAAAGCATGTATTAACTGCTTAAGCATTAAACACCGCACCCGCGAGTGCAATTCCGAGGTGAAGTGTCGAGTTTGTCATCAAAAGCATCATACTCTGTTGCATTTTGACAAGAACAAGGATGAAAAAGCTTCGACATCTGATGAGTCAAATGCATCTACGAGCAACGCAGCTATTAAAACATCCTCGCCGCCGGAAGGCACGTCCTGTAACACGTCTATCGTGACGCAAGCACTTGCTGCCTCTAACAATAAAATGTCCAATCAAGACTCAGCATCTTCGTGTGACACGGTTTTGCTGTCCACCGCAAAGGTCATCGTTCGCGACAGTAAGGGTGAAACGCAGGTTATCAAATGTCTGCTTGACACAGCGTCACAAAGTAACTTCATTACTGAAGAATGTTGTAGGCGCTTAGGTTTAACTTTTGATAGGAAACCAAGCTCTGTATTTGGCATTGGAAAAACCAAGAAAATTGTTAAGGGGAACGCAAACGTAAAAGTATTTTCGCGATTCGACGATAATGTCAACTTCGACGTTTCGAGTTTGGTGGTCGATCGCATCACCGACGACCTGCCGTCAGTGCCCGTGGACATGTCAGCACTGACACATGTTCATGGTCTCCCTCTAGCTGACGACACGTTGGATACGCCCGTCGCCATTGATGTACTGGTGGGTGCAACTATATTTCCACATTTGCTGCTGCCGCACATCGTCAAAAGCGAAGTGGACTATATGCCACCAGCTATACAGACGGTACTggggtatat tttaATGGGTTCGGTGCCTGCTTTACAGCCACCGCGTAAATATACTTCAGCTTGTTGTACTTCCGTGGATTCCATGGACCACCTCCTCAAAAAGTTCTGGGAACTTGAGGAAGTATCCGCTCCGCCCGCTCAAAGCCAGGATGACTTTGAATGCGAGGAATATTTCCGCGCCACCACTACGCGCGACGCTAGTGGTAGATATACTGTGGCATTGCCTTTCCGAGATGACGTGTTCAAGCTCGGAGAGTCGCATTCGGCTGCTAAGAGGCGCTTTCTTTGTCTTGAAAGAAAGCTAGAGTCATCGAGTGTGTTACGTGCCGCCTATGACGATATAATTCGTGAATACGTCAGTAAGGGTTATATATCGGACGTGACTAACTCTCTCAACGCGAACACCTCTTCAGCCCTCGCATACATAATTCCTCATCATGCTGTCGTGCGTGAGGATAAGACCACTACCAAAGTTCGTATGGTCCTGGACTCGAGTAGCAAGACAACTACAGGCCTGTCGCTGAATGATGTCTTGCACTCAGGGCCCAATCTTCAAGGGGATTTATTTTCAATCCTCTTGAACTTTCGCTTATTCAAAATAGCGCTTTCAGCCGATTGTCGCCAAATGTTTTTACAGATTGGTGTTCGCGAATCGGACCGCCAGTTTCAACGAATCTTATATAGATTCCGCCCGGCAGATCCCATTTCGACATAA